The Malus sylvestris chromosome 12, drMalSylv7.2, whole genome shotgun sequence genome contains a region encoding:
- the LOC126594286 gene encoding mediator of RNA polymerase II transcription subunit 7b-like, with product MATSTYPPPPPYYRLYKDYLQDPKSAPEPPPPIEGPFLCYGANHTIDEILPSLEEQGVRQLYPKGPNIDFKKELRSLNRELQLHILELADILVERPSQYARRVEEISLIFKNLHHLLNSLRPHQARATLIHILELQIQRRKQAVEDIKRRREEAQGLLKESIGTLEDNGASFALK from the exons ATGGCTACATCGACGTATCCACCACCACCCCCATATTATAGGCTCTACAAAGATTACTTGCAAGACCCCAAATCAGCCCCGGAGCCTCCCCCTCCAATTGAAGGGCCATTCCTTTGCTACGGTGCTAATCACACT ATTGATGAGATACTTCCAAGCTTGGAAGAACAGGGAGTGCGTCAACTCTACCCAAAAGGCCCAAATATTG ACTTTAAAAAGGAATTAAGGTCACTTAACAGAGAATTGCAGCTGCACATTTTGGAGCTGGCTGATATTCTTGTAGAGAGACCATCACAATACGCAAGGAGAGTGGAAGAGATATCTCTCATCTTCAAGAACTTACATCATCTTCTCAACTCATTGCGGCCCCATcag GCTAGAGCAACGCTAATTCACATTCTAGAACTTCAGATACAACGTCGTAAACAAGCTGTGGAGGATATAAAGAG GAGGAGAGAAGAAGCACAGGGACTTCTCAAGGAGTCTATTGGAACGTTGGAGGACAACGGTGCATCTTTTGCTCTAAAGTAA
- the LOC126593650 gene encoding uncharacterized protein LOC126593650, with translation MESINQKAQEASYNGLAQHTSHFVNGFRFHSGENDYKVVRLIRVLLPHENVVLEVEVYSLRSDAWRRITAMPYFSNTVISWQSRCTFFDGVVYWIITEHSHTSILAFDLGSEVFRKIVLPPEFIGHIFIRVFEKSLSLFHTRPGHAYGFWKRMLNWKVIRTICLPDGTRFVAWPLGIRKNLGKVHMIQDGRKPKLVLYDPESHQVKDTGIRTESSYFHDVDAYCQSLFLLDW, from the coding sequence ATGGAATCCATCAATCAGAAAGCTCAAGAGGCTTCCTATAATGGCCTCGCTCAGCACACAAGCCATTTTGTTAATGGTTTCCGGTTTCATAGTGGGGAAAACGACTATAAGGTTGTGAGGCTTATTAGGGTTTTGCTTCCACACGAGAATGTCGTCCTTGAAGTTGAGGTTTACAGCCTTAGATCAGATGCTTGGAGAAGAATAACTGCGATGCCTTATTTTTCAAATACTGTCATTTCTTGGCAATCAAGATGTACCTTCTTTGATGGAGTTGTGTATTGGATTATAACGGAGCATTCTCACACTTCCATCCTTGCTTTCGATTTGGGCAGTGAGGTTTTTCGAAAGATTGTGCTACCACCCGAATTTATAGGTCATATTTTTATTCGAGTGTTTGAGAAATCACTCTCTTTGTTCCATACAAGACCTGGTCATGCATATGGGTTCTGGAAGCGGATGCTTAATTGGAAAGTTATCCGGACGATTTGTCTTCCTGATGGTACTAGATTTGTAGCCTGGCCATTGGGAATTAGAAAAAATCTTGGCAAAGTTCACATGATTCAGGATGGAAGAAAACCAAAGCTTGTTTTGTATGATCCCGAGTCACACCAAGTTAAAGATACTGGAATCAGAACGGAGTCCAGTTACTTTCACGATGTTGATGCTTATTGTCAGAGCCTATTTTTACTCGACTGGTAA
- the LOC126594006 gene encoding probable apyrase 6 gives MQTTGIIELGGASAQVTFVSSEPVPPEFSRAVKFGNVTYNLYSHSFLHFSQNVAHDSLKEGIVSGDFDSVTSRAWGSTKGYSLVTHL, from the exons ATGCAGACAACTGGGATAATTGAACTTGGTGGAGCTTCTGCTCAG GTGACATTTGTTTCAAGTGAGCCGGTGCCTCCCGAGTTCTCTCGTGCTGTTAAATTTGGAAATGTCACTTACAATCTCTACAGTCACAGCTTTCTTCATTTCAGCCAG AATGTTGCGCATGATTCATTGAAAGAGGGTATTGTTTCAGGAGACTTCGACTCAG TTACTTCTCGAGCGTGGGGAAGCACGAAGGGTTATTCCTTGGTAACACATTTATAA